Proteins encoded together in one Anoxybacillus flavithermus window:
- the leuB gene encoding 3-isopropylmalate dehydrogenase: MYRIAILQGDGIGKEVTKGAVNILQAIGDRFGHTFHFSYGLIGGEAIDREGTPLPEQTLHMCKQSDAVLLGAVGGPKWDNNPPHLRPEKGLLQIRKEMNLFANIRPVTFYASLAASSPLKPHVIEGADFVIVRELTGGLYFGKPSERRVEKGEEVVVDTLFYKRAEIERIITFAFMLAQKRKKKVTSVDKANVLESSRMWREVAEQVAKRFPDVQLEHMLVDNAAMQLVRSPKQFDVIVTENMFGDILSDEASMLTGSLGMLPSASLSVDGPALYEPIHGSAPDIAGKNKANPLATILSAAMMLRLSFGLTEEADVIERAVKQVLNAGYRTADIAQHGDFVLSTTEMVEKVKYAILDDVAIERIMQVYV; the protein is encoded by the coding sequence ATGTATCGTATCGCTATATTACAAGGGGATGGCATTGGAAAAGAAGTGACAAAAGGAGCGGTAAATATTTTACAGGCGATTGGTGATCGTTTCGGACATACGTTTCATTTTTCATACGGCTTAATTGGTGGAGAAGCGATTGACCGTGAAGGAACGCCGCTTCCAGAACAAACGCTTCACATGTGCAAACAAAGCGATGCGGTATTGCTCGGTGCGGTCGGAGGACCAAAATGGGACAATAATCCACCGCACCTTCGTCCAGAAAAAGGACTATTGCAAATTCGGAAAGAAATGAATTTGTTTGCCAATATTCGTCCTGTTACATTTTACGCGAGTTTAGCCGCTTCTTCTCCGCTTAAACCACATGTCATTGAAGGAGCAGATTTTGTGATCGTACGTGAGTTAACCGGAGGCTTATATTTCGGGAAACCGAGTGAACGCCGTGTTGAAAAAGGCGAAGAAGTGGTTGTTGACACGTTGTTTTATAAACGCGCAGAAATCGAGCGGATTATTACGTTTGCTTTTATGCTTGCGCAAAAACGAAAGAAAAAAGTAACATCGGTGGATAAAGCGAATGTGTTAGAATCAAGCCGCATGTGGCGAGAAGTAGCCGAGCAAGTGGCTAAACGTTTTCCAGACGTTCAACTTGAACATATGCTTGTCGATAATGCTGCGATGCAGCTCGTCCGCTCGCCAAAACAGTTTGATGTCATCGTAACTGAAAATATGTTCGGTGATATTTTAAGCGATGAAGCATCGATGTTAACTGGTTCACTTGGCATGCTTCCATCGGCTAGCTTATCCGTTGACGGCCCAGCGTTGTATGAGCCGATTCACGGTTCGGCTCCAGATATTGCAGGAAAAAACAAAGCGAATCCACTTGCAACGATTTTGTCAGCAGCGATGATGCTTCGTCTATCATTCGGTTTGACAGAAGAGGCGGATGTCATCGAACGAGCGGTGAAACAAGTGTTAAATGCTGGGTATCGTACAGCAGACATCGCTCAACATGGAGATTTTGTATTATCAACGACAGAAATGGTCGAAAAAGTAAAATATGCCATTTTAGATGATGTAGCTATTGAACGAATTATGCAAGTGTATGTGTAG
- a CDS encoding 2-isopropylmalate synthase, translated as MRKINIFDTTLRDGEQSAGVNLNLHEKLEIARQLERLGVDIIEAGFPAASKGDFQAVQAIAQTVRNCSVTGLSRSVQSDIDAAWEALKDGAEPRLHVFIATSPIHMQYKLRMTPEQVVETAVESVRYAKKYFPIVQWSAEDACRSDLPFLATIVEKVIEAGANVINIPDTVGYITPKQYGDIFSFLKKNVRNIEKISLSAHCHDDLGMAVANSLAAIEAGATQIEGTINGIGERAGNAAIEEVAVALYIRKDYYQAETRLNLQEIKRTSSLVSKLTGMIVPPNKAIVGKNAFAHESGIHQDGVLKEKTTYEIISPQLVGVQSNSMVLGKHSGRHAFRTRIQELGYSLTDEEVNRLFGRFKDLADKKKDITDDDLIALILDEKLDMYKNFYQLCSIQVQYGTNQIPTAVVVLKDGEGNDIQEAATGAGSVEALYNALEKALQIPVTLLDYRIESVGSGRDALAQVYVKVSLDRKEASGRGTAQDVLEASAKAYIHAVNRMFVIEKMREEQALAAQ; from the coding sequence GTGCGAAAAATTAACATTTTTGATACGACGTTGCGTGATGGTGAGCAGTCGGCTGGCGTCAATTTAAACTTGCATGAAAAGCTAGAAATTGCTCGGCAGCTAGAGCGCCTCGGTGTTGATATCATCGAGGCGGGATTTCCTGCCGCATCAAAAGGTGATTTTCAAGCTGTTCAAGCGATCGCACAAACGGTTCGTAACTGTTCAGTCACAGGTCTTTCACGCTCAGTTCAATCCGATATTGATGCGGCATGGGAAGCGTTAAAGGACGGAGCAGAGCCACGTTTACACGTATTTATTGCAACGTCACCTATTCATATGCAATATAAATTGCGAATGACACCCGAACAAGTCGTTGAAACAGCTGTCGAATCTGTTCGTTATGCGAAAAAATATTTTCCAATTGTACAATGGTCAGCAGAAGATGCATGTCGAAGCGATCTCCCGTTTCTAGCGACGATTGTTGAGAAAGTCATTGAAGCTGGGGCAAACGTCATTAACATCCCAGATACAGTCGGTTATATTACTCCAAAACAATATGGTGACATATTCTCTTTTTTAAAGAAAAATGTTCGGAATATTGAAAAAATTAGTTTATCTGCCCATTGCCATGATGATCTAGGTATGGCGGTCGCAAACTCGCTTGCGGCCATTGAAGCAGGAGCGACACAAATTGAAGGAACAATTAACGGCATTGGGGAACGAGCAGGCAATGCGGCCATTGAAGAGGTGGCGGTCGCGCTTTATATACGAAAAGATTACTATCAAGCAGAGACGCGCTTGAACTTGCAAGAAATTAAACGCACGAGCAGTTTAGTCAGCAAGTTAACAGGAATGATTGTTCCGCCAAATAAGGCGATTGTCGGCAAAAACGCTTTTGCTCATGAATCGGGCATTCATCAAGATGGTGTGTTGAAGGAGAAAACAACGTACGAAATTATTTCTCCCCAGCTCGTTGGGGTGCAATCAAACTCAATGGTACTCGGAAAACATTCCGGACGCCATGCGTTTCGAACACGCATTCAAGAACTTGGGTATTCATTAACAGATGAAGAGGTCAATCGTTTGTTTGGCCGTTTTAAAGATTTAGCAGATAAAAAGAAAGATATTACGGATGATGATTTAATTGCACTTATTTTAGATGAAAAGCTAGACATGTATAAAAACTTTTATCAATTATGTTCGATTCAAGTGCAATACGGAACAAATCAAATCCCAACGGCAGTTGTTGTATTGAAAGATGGAGAAGGAAACGACATCCAAGAAGCAGCGACAGGGGCTGGTAGCGTTGAAGCGCTGTATAACGCTTTAGAAAAAGCGTTGCAAATACCTGTTACGTTGCTTGATTATCGCATTGAATCTGTCGGAAGCGGAAGGGATGCTTTAGCACAAGTGTACGTGAAAGTGTCGCTCGATAGGAAAGAAGCGAGCGGTCGGGGAACGGCACAAGATGTGCTAGAAGCATCAGCAAAAGCATATATTCATGCGGTTAATCGCATGTTCGTCATCGAAAAAATGCGAGAAGAACAAGCGCTTGCGGCGCAATAA
- the ilvE gene encoding branched-chain-amino-acid transaminase: MSEQWIFLNDEFVTKENAKISVYDHGFLYGDGVFEGIRVYSGNVFRMKEHIDRLYNSAKSILLNIPYTKEELTNIIVETVQKNGFEDAYIRVIVSRGVGDLGLDPYKCPKPQVVVIVEPLAIFPKHLYETGIEVITVATRRNRPDVLSPKVKSLNYLNNVLVRIEAHLANVSEALMLNDQGYVAEGSADNVFIVKNGVLYTPPGYVGALEGITRDAIIDIAKDLGYVVKEEPFTRHDVYTADEVFLTGTAAEVIAVVKVDGRVIGDGVPGEHTKRLLEEFRKRVVSEGVKVYASQNVNAG; the protein is encoded by the coding sequence TTGAGTGAACAGTGGATTTTTCTAAACGATGAATTTGTGACAAAAGAAAATGCAAAAATCTCTGTATACGATCACGGTTTTCTTTATGGGGATGGGGTGTTTGAAGGAATTCGAGTATATAGCGGTAATGTGTTTCGTATGAAAGAGCATATTGACCGTTTATACAATTCAGCGAAATCCATTTTGTTAAACATTCCGTACACAAAAGAAGAATTAACAAATATTATCGTCGAGACTGTGCAAAAAAACGGCTTTGAAGATGCGTATATTCGTGTCATTGTGTCGCGTGGTGTTGGCGACCTTGGGCTCGATCCGTACAAATGTCCGAAGCCACAAGTTGTTGTTATCGTTGAACCGCTCGCGATCTTCCCAAAACATTTGTATGAAACAGGCATTGAAGTAATTACCGTAGCAACAAGACGAAATCGTCCAGATGTATTAAGCCCGAAAGTAAAATCTTTAAACTACTTAAATAACGTATTAGTCCGAATTGAAGCACACTTAGCAAACGTCAGCGAAGCGCTCATGCTCAATGACCAAGGATATGTGGCTGAAGGGTCAGCAGACAACGTGTTCATCGTTAAAAATGGCGTGTTATATACACCACCAGGATATGTCGGGGCGCTTGAAGGCATTACGCGCGATGCGATTATCGACATCGCTAAAGATCTCGGCTATGTCGTCAAAGAAGAGCCGTTTACTCGTCATGATGTGTACACAGCAGATGAAGTGTTTTTAACGGGAACCGCAGCAGAAGTGATTGCGGTCGTTAAGGTCGATGGTCGTGTTATCGGTGACGGAGTGCCAGGCGAACATACGAAACGACTGTTAGAAGAATTTCGCAAACGTGTTGTTTCTGAAGGTGTAAAAGTATATGCTTCACAAAATGTCAATGCTGGGTAA
- the ilvC gene encoding ketol-acid reductoisomerase, producing MVKVYYNGDANEAYIQGKKVAIIGYGSQGHAHAQNLRDSGVEVIIGLRKGKSWEKAEQDGFVVLPVSEATKQADVVMILLPDEHQPKVYKEEIAPNLQSGNALVFAHGFNIHFNQIVPPSDVDVFLVAPKGPGHLVRRTYTEGAGVPALIAVYQDVSGEAKETALAYAKAIGSARAGVIETTFKEETETDLFGEQAVLCGGLTALVKAGFETLVEAGYQPEIAYFECLHELKLIVDLMYEGGLAGMRYSISDTAQWGDFVTGPRIINDAVKVEMKKVLEDIQTGKFAKGWILENEANRPEFNAINRRENEHLIEVVGRELRKMMPFVNAKQKDVVTVGAKN from the coding sequence ATGGTAAAAGTATACTACAATGGCGATGCAAACGAAGCTTACATTCAAGGGAAAAAAGTAGCAATTATCGGATACGGTTCTCAAGGCCATGCGCATGCACAAAACTTACGTGATAGCGGTGTTGAGGTGATTATTGGGCTGCGAAAAGGGAAGTCGTGGGAAAAAGCAGAGCAAGATGGCTTTGTCGTCTTGCCTGTCAGTGAAGCGACAAAACAAGCTGACGTTGTGATGATTTTACTTCCAGATGAACATCAACCGAAAGTATATAAAGAAGAAATTGCACCAAACTTGCAGTCTGGAAACGCGCTCGTGTTTGCGCACGGATTTAATATTCACTTCAATCAAATTGTTCCGCCGAGCGATGTGGATGTATTTTTAGTCGCGCCGAAAGGGCCTGGTCATTTAGTGCGTCGCACATATACGGAAGGGGCAGGTGTACCTGCATTGATCGCTGTATATCAAGATGTGAGCGGTGAAGCGAAAGAAACGGCGCTTGCGTATGCGAAAGCGATCGGTTCCGCTCGGGCAGGTGTGATTGAAACAACGTTTAAAGAAGAAACAGAAACGGATTTATTTGGTGAACAAGCGGTTCTTTGCGGTGGATTAACTGCCCTTGTCAAAGCAGGATTTGAAACGCTTGTTGAAGCAGGATATCAACCAGAGATTGCATATTTTGAATGTTTACACGAGTTAAAGCTGATCGTTGATTTAATGTATGAAGGTGGTTTGGCAGGCATGCGTTATTCAATCTCTGATACAGCACAATGGGGCGACTTTGTGACAGGGCCACGCATCATTAACGATGCAGTAAAAGTGGAAATGAAAAAAGTGCTTGAAGATATTCAAACAGGCAAGTTTGCAAAAGGTTGGATTTTAGAAAACGAAGCGAATCGTCCAGAGTTTAACGCGATCAACCGTCGGGAAAACGAACATTTAATTGAAGTTGTTGGGCGCGAATTACGAAAAATGATGCCGTTTGTCAACGCTAAACAGAAAGATGTGGTGACGGTCGGTGCGAAAAATTAA
- the ilvB gene encoding acetolactate synthase large subunit: MAANMKVKERVAKKQTLCGALMLIEALKAENVKVIFGYPGGAVLPIYDKLYESGVFHVLTRHEQGAIHAAEGYARISGKPGVVIATSGPGATNIVTGLTDAMMDSIPLVVFTGQVASSVIGSDAFQEADVLGITMPITKHSYQVRDVHELPKIIKEAFHIATTGRPGPVLIDIPKDMAVAEEEFDYEQEVQLPGYQPTTKPNHLQIRKLVEAVSQAKRPVILAGAGVLHANAHEQLKQYAEQQHIPVIHTLLGLGGFPADHPLFLGMAGMHGTYTANMALYECDLLINVGARFDDRVTGNLAHFAPKATVAHIDIDPAEIGKNVPTKIPIVGDAKEALIQLIEQNGKRPDVSDWLKQLNEWKREYPLMYKREPGVLKPQRLIEMIHEYTNGEAVVTTDVGQHQMWVAQYYKFKQPHRWVTSGGLGTMGFGLPAAIGAQLAQPEATVVSIVGDGGFQMTLQELSVIQELNLPIKIVIVNNQALGMVRQWQEIFYEKRYSHSLIPNQPDFVRLAEAYGMKAMRATTEEEAEYVLKEALATNAPVLLDFHVCPGENVYPMVAPGKGLHEMVGVKW; encoded by the coding sequence ATGGCAGCGAATATGAAAGTGAAAGAAAGAGTGGCAAAAAAACAAACGTTATGTGGAGCACTTATGTTGATCGAGGCGCTCAAGGCAGAGAATGTGAAGGTGATTTTCGGTTATCCAGGAGGAGCTGTATTACCAATTTACGACAAATTGTATGAGTCGGGTGTGTTTCACGTGCTCACGCGTCACGAACAAGGTGCGATTCATGCGGCAGAAGGATATGCGCGCATCTCTGGAAAACCAGGTGTCGTTATTGCGACTTCGGGACCGGGTGCGACAAATATTGTGACAGGTTTAACGGATGCGATGATGGATTCTATCCCTCTCGTTGTTTTTACAGGGCAGGTAGCTTCTAGCGTCATTGGATCTGATGCCTTTCAAGAAGCGGATGTGCTCGGCATTACCATGCCAATTACAAAACATAGTTACCAAGTACGTGATGTACACGAGCTGCCAAAAATCATTAAAGAAGCGTTTCATATCGCAACGACTGGACGTCCGGGACCTGTATTAATCGACATTCCGAAAGATATGGCTGTCGCAGAAGAAGAGTTTGACTATGAACAAGAAGTCCAGTTGCCAGGTTATCAGCCAACTACAAAACCGAATCATTTACAAATTCGCAAGCTCGTTGAGGCGGTCAGTCAAGCGAAACGACCGGTCATTTTAGCCGGAGCAGGTGTTCTTCATGCGAATGCTCATGAACAGTTAAAACAATACGCTGAACAACAACATATTCCCGTGATCCATACGCTCTTAGGGCTTGGTGGATTTCCTGCTGATCATCCATTATTTCTTGGAATGGCGGGAATGCATGGGACGTACACAGCAAACATGGCGCTGTATGAATGTGATTTGCTCATTAATGTCGGCGCGCGATTTGATGATCGGGTCACTGGCAATTTAGCACATTTTGCACCGAAAGCGACAGTTGCTCATATCGATATCGACCCAGCGGAAATCGGAAAAAATGTACCAACAAAAATTCCGATCGTTGGCGATGCGAAAGAAGCGCTTATTCAGCTTATTGAACAAAATGGAAAACGACCAGATGTATCGGATTGGCTTAAACAGTTGAACGAATGGAAACGGGAATATCCGCTTATGTATAAACGTGAACCAGGTGTATTAAAACCGCAACGGCTCATTGAAATGATTCATGAATATACAAACGGTGAAGCCGTTGTCACAACGGATGTCGGTCAACATCAAATGTGGGTGGCTCAATATTATAAATTTAAACAGCCGCATCGCTGGGTGACATCCGGTGGGTTAGGAACGATGGGATTTGGATTGCCAGCGGCAATCGGAGCGCAATTGGCACAGCCAGAGGCAACGGTCGTATCGATCGTTGGTGACGGTGGGTTCCAAATGACGTTACAAGAGCTATCTGTCATTCAAGAGCTAAATTTGCCGATTAAAATTGTCATTGTCAACAATCAGGCGCTTGGTATGGTTCGTCAATGGCAAGAAATTTTTTACGAAAAACGATATTCTCATTCCCTCATTCCGAATCAACCAGATTTCGTTCGCTTAGCAGAAGCGTATGGGATGAAAGCGATGCGTGCAACGACCGAAGAAGAAGCGGAATACGTATTGAAAGAAGCGCTTGCAACAAATGCGCCAGTTTTACTTGATTTTCACGTTTGTCCAGGTGAAAACGTATATCCGATGGTTGCGCCTGGAAAAGGATTGCATGAGATGGTGGGGGTGAAATGGTGA
- the leuC gene encoding 3-isopropylmalate dehydratase large subunit — translation MAPKTIIEKIWDEHVVYREDGKPDLLYIDLHLVHEVTSPQAFEGLRQKGRKVRRPDLTFATMDHNVPTINRSVVEDEVAKNQMTALERNCREFGIPLADLNSPEQGIVHVIGPELGLTQPGKTIVCGDSHTSTHGAFGALAFGIGTSEVEHVLATQTLWQHRPKTMQVNVTGSLAPGVSAKDVILAIIGKFGVDFGTGYVLEFTGDVIRRMSMEERMTICNMSIEAGARAGLIAPDDVTFAYLRERKYAPKGEAFEQAVEKWKQLCTDEGAVYDRVVHIDGSEIAPTVTWGTTPAMSSPIDGTVPDPNEFATETERKAVQLALQYMGLKPGTKMTDIAVQHVFIGSCTNSRISDLREAAQIVKGKKVAPGVRALVVPGSQQVKKQAEEEGIAQIFIDAGFEWRDSGCSMCLGMNPDTVPAGEHCASTSNRNFEGRQGKGARTHLVSPAMAAAAAIYGHFVDVRTLYKEVVR, via the coding sequence TTGGCGCCAAAGACGATTATTGAGAAAATTTGGGATGAACACGTCGTTTATCGTGAAGATGGGAAACCCGATTTATTATATATTGATTTACATCTCGTTCATGAAGTCACATCTCCGCAAGCGTTTGAAGGATTGCGACAAAAAGGAAGAAAAGTGCGTCGCCCAGATTTAACATTTGCGACGATGGATCATAATGTTCCAACGATTAATCGGTCCGTTGTTGAAGATGAAGTGGCGAAAAATCAAATGACAGCATTGGAGCGGAACTGTCGTGAGTTCGGCATTCCGCTTGCCGATTTAAACAGCCCAGAGCAAGGGATTGTTCATGTCATTGGTCCAGAACTTGGGTTGACGCAACCGGGTAAAACGATTGTGTGTGGGGATAGCCATACGTCTACACATGGCGCTTTTGGGGCGTTAGCGTTCGGGATCGGAACGAGCGAAGTCGAACACGTATTAGCGACGCAAACGTTATGGCAACATCGTCCAAAGACGATGCAAGTGAACGTTACGGGGTCGTTAGCACCAGGCGTATCAGCAAAAGACGTCATTTTAGCGATCATTGGCAAGTTTGGAGTTGATTTTGGCACAGGTTACGTGCTTGAGTTTACAGGTGATGTTATTCGTCGGATGTCGATGGAAGAGCGGATGACAATTTGCAATATGTCGATTGAAGCAGGGGCGCGAGCTGGGTTAATTGCCCCAGATGATGTGACGTTTGCATATTTAAGAGAGAGAAAATATGCACCGAAAGGAGAAGCATTTGAGCAGGCAGTTGAAAAGTGGAAGCAGTTATGCACAGATGAAGGAGCGGTATATGATCGTGTCGTTCATATTGATGGAAGTGAAATTGCTCCAACAGTGACATGGGGCACAACGCCAGCAATGAGCTCTCCGATCGATGGAACTGTTCCAGATCCGAACGAATTCGCGACAGAAACAGAGAGAAAAGCTGTACAGTTAGCGTTGCAATATATGGGATTAAAACCAGGAACGAAAATGACGGATATTGCGGTGCAACATGTGTTTATCGGATCATGCACAAACTCGCGCATAAGCGATTTACGGGAAGCAGCGCAAATTGTAAAAGGAAAAAAAGTCGCACCGGGCGTCAGAGCGCTCGTCGTTCCGGGCTCACAACAAGTAAAAAAGCAGGCAGAAGAAGAAGGGATCGCGCAAATTTTTATTGACGCAGGCTTTGAATGGCGCGATTCCGGCTGCAGCATGTGTCTTGGAATGAATCCAGATACTGTTCCAGCAGGGGAACATTGCGCCTCAACGTCAAACCGCAATTTCGAAGGGAGACAAGGAAAAGGGGCGCGCACGCATCTCGTGAGTCCAGCAATGGCAGCCGCAGCTGCGATTTACGGGCATTTTGTCGATGTGCGTACATTGTATAAAGAAGTGGTAAGATAG
- the ilvN gene encoding acetolactate synthase small subunit, with protein sequence MKRIITMTVNNRPGVLNRITGLFTKRHYNIESITVGHTESEGISRMTFVVNVEDERIAEQITKQLNKQIDVLKVVDITDQAIIVRELALIKVAVTPATRSEIYTLIEPFRAAIVDVARDSLVVQVTGEPEKIDALIDLLKPYGLKEVARTGTTAFPRGSQRASSTNKSLFII encoded by the coding sequence GTGAAGCGCATTATTACAATGACGGTAAATAATCGTCCGGGTGTGTTAAACCGTATTACAGGTTTATTTACAAAGCGACATTACAACATTGAAAGTATTACAGTTGGTCATACCGAATCAGAAGGCATTTCACGTATGACGTTTGTCGTCAATGTAGAGGATGAACGCATTGCCGAACAAATTACAAAACAACTGAACAAACAGATTGACGTATTAAAAGTGGTTGATATTACTGATCAAGCGATTATTGTTCGAGAGCTTGCTTTAATTAAAGTGGCGGTTACCCCAGCGACGCGCAGTGAAATTTATACGCTCATTGAACCGTTTCGCGCAGCGATTGTCGATGTAGCACGAGATAGTCTCGTTGTTCAAGTGACAGGTGAACCAGAAAAAATTGACGCGCTTATCGACTTATTAAAGCCATACGGGTTAAAGGAAGTCGCAAGAACAGGAACAACAGCGTTTCCGCGCGGTTCACAACGCGCATCATCAACAAACAAATCACTATTTATTATTTAA